Below is a genomic region from Augochlora pura isolate Apur16 chromosome 2, APUR_v2.2.1, whole genome shotgun sequence.
GTCAAAATTGTGGTAATCTCTAACACATAATTTTCTCACCCTATCTTTGATATTTCTCGGAACTGGCCGTTCCGCATGAACCAAATGCCGAATACGGAAGGTCGAAGCAAATGGATTTCAGTGAGCTGGCAGATCATTTGTTTGGAAAACAGACGTTCAATTACTGGATAAGCATCAATGGGATTCGCATGATATGCGTGTCCAGGAGACATAATAGTTGTTATACCATCGTGCAACTCTTGAAATTTTTTCTCATCCGGTATATTTTCCCAATGTTTTTTAAAGTATTGAACTTCTGGATTAGAAGACTATAAACAGTTTAatttgacaatattaattgttatttctattgtaGTCTATTAACTATAGATATTTGTGCATGCGAGTAACCATACATCTCTTTCAGTTGTGatggtataaataatattttctatgcaGTTTGTTGGGAAACAATTTCACATTTAATCTTGCGGGTCAAAGATCGTTAcgattgtatataaaatatttgctataTCATCACAATCAACAGAAATTTACTCTGATTAGGACGTTCAAGAAGATCTCTTTGCGAGCCGAGAGTTTCAGCTTGCTTTTCACCAGGGAGTACAAGGAATCGTTCAGTTTATTCAGAGGAATATTTAATCGACTTGATACCATAGCCGctgaataacaattatatatgaGTAGACCAAAAATCATAGTTTGCAGTAAGGCAATTCGAccagaaaattgtttgctttcAAACGGTAGTcctgtaaattaaaatgatagtCTTTGTTGCGATAAAACATTCAAGCGAATCGAAGAATTTCGATTAACTAAATGTTAAAGTCCAGGTACGGTAGAATCGCGGTTGTCTGTACTAATCAAGGAAAGCAtcatttaaaaagatatttgcaATCTcatatttttcacgatttaATCAAGGCTCCTTCttcaattaagaaaaattaaaaatgtggaaaaattaaaaaatgcatctTTCGAGTGGACGCTACTGTATGAACGCAAGGTTGATAAAAAGATCGAATTTGATAACGATAATTGAAAGCCGACAATCGGTATATATGGTACCAATAACTTGACAAAAACACTGGCGGTTTTGGAAACTAACTAATCATTCTGATATTTTGAATGATTTCGATTACACAATGTTAAGGAAATGACAAGCACTTTATGATTTTGCATGGTTGATAAGTAATACCTGAAAGCACTGAGCCACTtcaaactttatatttatcctaATTCGTTTCGAATCGAATTCGCATATCATTTACCAGAATCGAGACTGCAAGTATTCATCATTTGTGTTTTACCGCACCTTGCTGACATATCGCGGCAATAAGAACAATAACGGTTTCTCcattattggaattattgtCTAATTTCCAAATCAACCATAACGTGAATATTATCAGGATCGACAATGCGAGAACCATGCACCAAACACTTGCTTCGAAAGGCCGAAAGACTatagtcaatttatttttcagtgatggcGTAGTAAGAAACATGAAGCAGGTTCTACGAAAACGTTAacacttaattattttctgttcattAATACCAGAAGTACATAAATCCATTTCCGGACaattcaatacatttttaattagaggATACCTTGCAGGCCAAACTTGCAGCGCTACATCGGCGTAAGTAAGTCTTTCTTTCGTTATAAGTGACGGATAAAAGCCCATATCGAATTCCCTCTCTTTTAGACCAGTCATTAATGGACCGTTTGTATCATCTTTCGCCCAGTGATCCAGCTCTATTATGTCGAggctataaattaaatattcgattgaTTATGCTCCCTTTGACAACTACAACAACCCAAACCTCCGAAACtgtgaataaatattacgtgAAATTGAACATTTCGGCCATGTGTACTGTGAGAGCGAAGCCGAATCTTGCCCAATTATCTAACGGTACGACATTCGGTTCTCGAAGATACGTTATCAGATCACGGTCCTTCGGTCTGGCTCCTATCTACgtgaaaatagtattttcagATATCTGTAAGGTGTTTCGTTTATCTTTGATTCCtcattatttttgtcatttcatCATGTCAGATCTGCCTCTTCATTGTTCGATGATGAACATGAGCCAAAGAAGAGCAACATAATAAAATCACAATTTAACAGTACCTGCAACGACACTTACAATGCCAGCAGCCTTCACCTTTATTTGGTTGTAGTTCCATCTTCTGGTGAACGTGCCCTCTAACAAATTAGCGCTTAAACCGGTGTTGTTTGTCCATGTACCAAATTCTGTGATAATGAGCGAACCACCGCAGTGTTTGCAATGATTGTAAACGTCGTACAGTGCGTAATCATCATGATTACGTATAGAGATCATAAAATTGGTAATCACGCTGAACGTACTTTCGTTCAACAATTGTACAGTATCCGTCAAATTCTTTCCGTCCTCTTCCAGGATTAACCAATGATGTAAGTGCTCGAATAAGTATTGAGCCGATGCCTGAATtcgatttgtttttaaaaaattagtaccCGCAATCGTTGCATTACCAACAAATGTCCATTGCTAAGTCTTGtgcatttaataaaacgtGAAAACTTCTGCCTATTTGAATCTATATTTAACGGGAATTCAATGAATTGGATAGAGAATATTTTGAGGGTACAGAAGTGTTTAAGAaagagataattaaatatttattgtagatACAGATGATTCTTGTTATTCTACTATAGGACACGTAAACGTCGTTATCCCTATCCTACACtcttgaagaattaattactcACTACTTAAGAACtcatgaattaattactcAAAGTTAATGTTATTAGTCTCGAAGTGTTCATAATGACCCCGGGCACCGatcctatatttaaaattatcataattacgattaatttcaaatttgtcctccgaaaaatgtttatacatataaaactattaagCTTTTTTCATCTCAGCTTTTATTTAAGGATTCAAAAGTTAACGAAATCTCTTCATGAAAGTAGTAACatattatttcgtatattatcttttatatGACAGCAGTGAAATTTGTCACAGAATGAAGCATCTGTTTACGACttccgtacagcgccaattaatAAGTGGCAAAATAGACTTTCAGTTATGATCATAAGTGATGCTACTACATATTTGACTAGTAGTTTAAGCGTTTCACCATTCATTAATTGGCGCTGTATGAACTCTGGATAGAACTTCGAAATTTTGCCAATAGAGAAGTCACTTATCATATATGTCactatatttaattgtcaGGAGTTTACGTTCGATCTTATTATatagggtggggcaaataaagtgttacagtgcaatatctccattatcattaatgatacgcgaaaatgcttcagaaacaaattgtttggttcggagggggacgtattttggtggaaatattttttttgtcaaggtcatattttttgagatttcaaggtcatcgatggttttttaaatggaactatatatttctttttcgatgacattattgccgattttaagacgaatccagcgacctataattcaaggtcattctagtcgcgcaaagtatgtaaatcgttaaaaaaccGAAGAGTATAGCAAAAATCACTTTCACAGGTTCCATAGCCTTGGAAGAGGTCACCATAGCCTTGGTGTGGTTTTGTTTACAAAACATGCCCGAAATGATGTTTGTTCCATCCTCGATGGATGGAAACTGTGCCACTTCAACATCCGTGGTCCGTTAATTGTTGGTGCGGCATTGTCGGAGATCACGTCATTGGCCCACACTTTTTTGAAGGTCGCTTGACTGGGCAAGTTTATGCCAACTTTTTGCAAAATGTGCTCCCTCAATTATTGGAAGACGCGCCCTTGCATgttcgctggattcgtcttaaaatcggcaataatgtcatcgaaaaagaaatatatagttccatttaaaaaaccatcgatgaccttgaaatctcaaaaaatatgaccttgacaaaaaaaacatttccaccaaaatacgtccccctccgaacccaacaatttgtttctgaagcattttcgcgtatcattaatgataatggagatattgcactgtaacactttatttgccccaccctgtataacgaCAAGAATCATCTgttctctatatttataacaataagcaAGCATTTCTGTATgctcaaaatatttgtttcaccCTCCAATTACCACATTCaagttcaattatattatttaatattgtttcttcaagaatttaataaaaataagtgatTAGTCTTCCAGAAAAAATGGACTATTTATTGGTATGGTTAATAAAGAAAAGCGCACAAGTTTATTTCAGTTACTTCGTCATATATGTTTGAAATATGGTCGTCTTTATCCGAACATTCTAAATCTAGAAAAACACCTAATTTTCCGTATTCCGTCCAAAGAAAACGCAATAAATCGATGTTTGTTCCAAATCGTATCAACGAGACTGTGATCCCAGCATCACTTAATACTTTGGCTGTTTTGAAATCAtctatatcaaaataaaataaaaataaaaacaccaGACTCTTCGTAAAAGTGGTTCatattatcttaaaatatataaatagatcgTTAACGgttattagtaattataacTACCCTAAAGACGGTAAATGCttttgaattttcg
It encodes:
- the LOC144476925 gene encoding ionotropic receptor 75a isoform X2, producing the protein MFYFRMFFGLQLIIASCAGNANLIRDYFVFKQINRVAGFSCGDPEDDFKTAKVLSDAGITVSLIRFGTNIDLLRFLWTEYGKLGVFLDLECSDKDDHISNIYDEASAQYLFEHLHHWLILEEDGKNLTDTVQLLNESTFSVITNFMISIRNHDDYALYDVYNHCKHCGGSLIITEFGTWTNNTGLSANLLEGTFTRRWNYNQIKIGARPKDRDLITYLREPNVVPLDNWARFGFALTVHMAEMFNFTLDIIELDHWAKDDTNGPLMTGLKEREFDMGFYPSLITKERLTYADVALQVWPARTCFMFLTTPSLKNKLTIVFRPFEASVWCMVLALSILIIFTLWLIWKLDNNSNNGETVIVLIAAICQQGLPFESKQFSGRIALLQTMIFGLLIYNCYSAAMVSSRLNIPLNKLNDSLYSLVKSKLKLSARKEIFLNVLIRSSNPEVQYFKKHWENIPDEKKFQELHDGITTIMSPGHAYHANPIDAYPVIERLFSKQMICQLTEIHLLRPSVFGIWFMRNGQFREISKIGLIRMTTAGIRNRQVHQWNSRKPFCEQDKHYVSSVSFLETASIIILLLIGIILSVIICMVENVVFRMFPEKLVKITTPKHSKEIQHEIKAIDKKKSALRTKIFTTLIKK
- the LOC144476925 gene encoding ionotropic receptor 75a isoform X1, coding for MFYFRMFFGLQLIIASCAGNANLIRDYFVFKQINRVAGFSCGDPEDDFKTAKVLSDAGITVSLIRFGTNIDLLRFLWTEYGKLGVFLDLECSDKDDHISNIYDEASAQYLFEHLHHWLILEEDGKNLTDTVQLLNESTFSVITNFMISIRNHDDYALYDVYNHCKHCGGSLIITEFGTWTNNTGLSANLLEGTFTRRWNYNQIKVKAAGIIGARPKDRDLITYLREPNVVPLDNWARFGFALTVHMAEMFNFTLDIIELDHWAKDDTNGPLMTGLKEREFDMGFYPSLITKERLTYADVALQVWPARTCFMFLTTPSLKNKLTIVFRPFEASVWCMVLALSILIIFTLWLIWKLDNNSNNGETVIVLIAAICQQGLPFESKQFSGRIALLQTMIFGLLIYNCYSAAMVSSRLNIPLNKLNDSLYSLVKSKLKLSARKEIFLNVLIRSSNPEVQYFKKHWENIPDEKKFQELHDGITTIMSPGHAYHANPIDAYPVIERLFSKQMICQLTEIHLLRPSVFGIWFMRNGQFREISKIGLIRMTTAGIRNRQVHQWNSRKPFCEQDKHYVSSVSFLETASIIILLLIGIILSVIICMVENVVFRMFPEKLVKITTPKHSKEIQHEIKAIDKKKSALRTKIFTTLIKK